The following nucleotide sequence is from Halococcus salifodinae DSM 8989.
ATATGGAGGACGTCCTCGACCTTTATCACGAACCCTACGACGAGAAGCGTCCGGTCATCTGCTTCGACGAATCCAGCAAAGCACTCCGCGGCCACGAACACGACCCGCTCCCGGCGAAACCGGGAGCGGTCGAACGCGTCGATCACCGCTACGAACGCAACGGCAAACAGCGGATTCACCTCGCCACGGAACCGTTGACTGGCTGGGTGAACGTCGAGATTACCGAGCGGAGACGTACCACCGAGTGGATCGATCGGATGGTTGAACTCGCTGATGTCCACTACCCGGATGCGGACTGCATCCGGGTTGTGGTCGATCAGCTCAACACGCACAATCCCGCTGGCTTCTATCAGTTCTTCCCGCCAGACCAAGCCCAAGCGTACCTTGATCGGTT
It contains:
- a CDS encoding IS630 family transposase, with product MEDVLDLYHEPYDEKRPVICFDESSKALRGHEHDPLPAKPGAVERVDHRYERNGKQRIHLATEPLTGWVNVEITERRRTTEWIDRMVELADVHYPDADCIRVVVDQLNTHNPAGFYQFFPPDQAQAYLDRFEFHYVPKKGSWLNMAEIELGVLKRQCLDRRIYHAATLRSEVAAWQA